One Micromonospora eburnea genomic region harbors:
- a CDS encoding sensor histidine kinase — protein sequence MTNRARAWIRGRPLAADTCVAVAVLLVSALFLLLAPPDLRPTQLWVTLGWSALGAVPVALRRVAPWPAVGLAVATLAVPVLLRHAPPTQGLTFIVLTYTMAAHRRVRPAALAAVLLWVPVALANLFTPPENVFDTNPAYTVLNNLLTGSVAYAVGRAVHARRQSTRMLRERARVAEATQRSLAEQAVADERRRIARELHDVVAHQVSVMGVLATGARRVLRRDPDAADAAMATVEETGRATLRELRRLLDVLRTETEPVAELAPQPGVTGIEALVEQVREAGLPVTLRVDGGLGPLEEGVALTVYRIVQEALTNALKHAGAATALVRLTVTDEFLAVEVTDTGRGPAPLPDRIGHGLVGMRERVALYGGILRTGPRAGGGFRVYARIPLESAGAVAA from the coding sequence ATGACCAACCGGGCGCGGGCGTGGATACGCGGTCGACCGCTGGCCGCCGACACCTGCGTGGCGGTCGCCGTGCTGCTGGTGTCCGCACTGTTTCTGCTGCTGGCGCCGCCCGACCTACGGCCCACGCAACTGTGGGTGACGCTGGGCTGGAGCGCGCTCGGGGCGGTCCCGGTGGCGCTGCGCCGCGTTGCGCCGTGGCCGGCGGTCGGCCTGGCGGTGGCCACCCTGGCGGTGCCGGTGTTGCTGCGACACGCGCCGCCCACCCAGGGCCTGACCTTCATCGTGCTGACCTACACGATGGCGGCGCACCGACGCGTACGACCGGCCGCGCTCGCCGCGGTACTGCTCTGGGTGCCGGTGGCGCTGGCCAACCTGTTCACGCCGCCGGAGAACGTGTTCGACACGAATCCGGCGTACACGGTGCTCAACAACCTGCTCACCGGGTCGGTGGCGTACGCGGTCGGCCGTGCGGTGCACGCCCGCCGGCAGTCCACCCGGATGCTGCGCGAGCGGGCCCGGGTCGCCGAGGCGACGCAGCGGTCCCTGGCCGAGCAGGCCGTCGCCGACGAGCGGCGCCGGATCGCCCGGGAACTGCACGACGTGGTCGCCCACCAGGTCAGCGTGATGGGAGTGTTGGCCACCGGGGCCCGCCGCGTGCTGCGCCGTGACCCGGACGCCGCCGACGCGGCGATGGCCACGGTCGAGGAGACCGGCCGGGCCACCCTGCGCGAGCTGCGCCGGCTGCTGGACGTGCTGCGCACGGAAACGGAGCCGGTCGCCGAGCTGGCCCCGCAGCCGGGGGTGACGGGCATCGAGGCCCTGGTCGAGCAGGTCCGGGAGGCGGGGCTGCCGGTGACGCTGCGGGTCGACGGCGGGTTGGGGCCGCTGGAGGAGGGCGTGGCGCTCACCGTCTACCGGATCGTGCAGGAGGCGCTGACGAACGCCCTCAAGCACGCCGGGGCGGCCACGGCGCTGGTGCGGCTCACCGTCACCGACGAATTCCTGGCCGTGGAGGTGACCGATACCGGTCGCGGCCCGGCGCCGCTGCCCGACCGGATCGGGCACGGCCTGGTCGGCATGCGGGAACGGGTCGCCCTCTACGGTGGGATCCTGCGGACCGGTCCGCGGGCCGGCGGCGGCTTCCGGGTGTACGCGCGGATTCCGCTCGAGTCCGCCGGGGCGGTCGCGGCGTGA
- a CDS encoding response regulator — MTDSTTRPRPVRILLADDQPLLRTGFRMVLGTEDDLDIVAEAGDGLEAVELSRRLLPDVVLMDIRMPRMDGVAATRAIVDARLPVRVLILTTFDLDEYVVGALRAGASGFLAKDVPAEDLVTAIRTVAAGEAVVAPRILRRLLDRFADVLPDPAAAPPKALNALTEREREVLVQVARGLSNAEIARALSVSETTIKTHVGHVLTKLGLRDRVQAVVLAYETGLVRPGA, encoded by the coding sequence ATGACCGACAGCACGACGCGACCACGACCGGTGCGGATCCTGCTCGCCGACGACCAGCCGCTGCTGCGTACCGGCTTCCGGATGGTGCTCGGCACCGAGGACGACCTGGACATCGTCGCCGAGGCAGGGGACGGCCTGGAGGCGGTGGAGCTGTCCCGGCGGCTGCTGCCGGACGTGGTGCTGATGGACATCCGGATGCCGCGGATGGACGGGGTGGCGGCGACCCGGGCGATCGTGGACGCCCGGCTGCCGGTGCGGGTGCTCATCCTCACCACCTTCGACCTGGACGAGTACGTGGTGGGCGCGCTGCGGGCGGGGGCGAGCGGCTTCCTGGCCAAGGACGTGCCGGCGGAGGACCTGGTTACCGCGATCCGTACGGTGGCCGCCGGGGAGGCGGTGGTGGCGCCGCGGATCCTGCGCCGGCTGCTGGACCGCTTCGCCGACGTGCTGCCCGATCCCGCGGCGGCCCCGCCGAAGGCGCTGAACGCGCTGACCGAGCGGGAGCGGGAGGTGCTGGTGCAGGTGGCGCGCGGGCTGTCCAACGCCGAGATCGCGCGGGCGCTGTCGGTCAGCGAGACCACCATCAAGACACACGTCGGGCACGTGCTGACCAAGCTGGGGCTGCGTGACCGGGTGCAGGCGGTCGTGCTGGCGTACGAGACTGGGTTGGTGCGCCCGGGAGCTTGA
- a CDS encoding RecB family exonuclease, whose amino-acid sequence MTAEPVIDGQDLPTAAPPTVRASLSPSRAADFKTCPLLYRFRSIDRLPERPTMEQARGTLVHAVLERLFDLPAAARTPRSAGDLVAPQWDRLVTEQPELGTLFAEGDVSGPAEFLRSAAALLEGYFAVEDPRRLEPAEREALISAVVDEELLIRGYLDRLDVAPDGALRVVDYKTGGAPREAFEARALFQLKFYALVLWRTRGVVPRVLRLLYLRDAEVCDYTPDAEELMRFERTVVALWQAIEQATERQDFRPRPSRLCDWCAHQALCPSFGGTPPPFPAAGAGDPLTDARSRPAAPGADE is encoded by the coding sequence ATGACGGCGGAACCGGTGATCGACGGGCAGGACCTCCCCACGGCGGCACCGCCCACGGTGCGGGCGTCGCTGTCGCCGTCGCGGGCGGCGGACTTCAAGACCTGCCCGCTGCTCTACCGGTTCCGCAGCATCGACCGGTTGCCCGAGCGCCCCACGATGGAGCAGGCCCGGGGCACGCTGGTGCACGCGGTGCTGGAGCGGCTGTTCGACCTGCCGGCGGCGGCGCGCACCCCGCGGTCCGCCGGCGACCTGGTCGCCCCGCAGTGGGATCGGCTGGTCACCGAGCAGCCGGAGCTGGGGACGCTCTTCGCCGAGGGCGACGTCAGCGGGCCGGCCGAGTTCCTCCGCTCGGCCGCCGCGCTGCTGGAGGGCTACTTCGCGGTGGAGGACCCGCGCCGGCTGGAGCCGGCCGAGCGGGAGGCGTTGATCTCGGCGGTGGTCGACGAGGAGCTGCTGATCCGAGGCTACCTGGACCGGCTCGACGTGGCCCCGGACGGCGCGCTGCGGGTGGTCGACTACAAGACCGGCGGCGCGCCGCGCGAGGCGTTCGAGGCCCGGGCGCTGTTCCAGCTGAAGTTCTACGCGCTGGTGCTGTGGCGCACCCGCGGCGTGGTGCCACGGGTGCTCCGGCTGCTCTACCTCAGAGACGCCGAGGTGTGCGACTACACCCCCGACGCGGAGGAGCTGATGCGCTTCGAGCGCACGGTGGTGGCGCTCTGGCAGGCCATCGAGCAGGCCACCGAGCGGCAGGACTTCCGTCCCCGGCCGAGCCGGCTCTGCGACTGGTGCGCCCATCAGGCGCTCTGCCCGAGTTTCGGCGGCACCCCGCCGCCGTTCCCGGCGGCCGGTGCCGGTGATCCGCTGACCGACGCCCGGTCCCGGCCGGCCGCCCCGGGCGCGGACGAGTGA
- a CDS encoding site-2 protease family protein, which translates to MDPVEQRPRPPHRPGLTVGRVCGVPLRVDASMLLLALVVTILYAALARRQLDLGPLGGYLVGLGFVVSLLGSVLLHELGHALTARRYGIGVRGITLELLGGYTEMDRDAPSPRVDLLVSLAGPAVSALLGGAAVAATVALPDGTLAHQFAFQLAVSNVVVAVFNSLPGLPLDGGRALRAAVWALTRDRHRGTEVAGWVGRVVAVGTLAPVVLLTLRRAVDPVLLPLVLLVAVTLWRGAGQSIRMARINRRLPLVDLARLARPVFPVPTGTPLAEAQRRRAEAATPAAALAVVDAVGRPVALVDPARADAVPPQRRPWLAVDAVAHDLDTLPALPVGADGERVLEALRTHPAAQYVVTAGEDVVGVLHIADLAQLLEPKRKTNT; encoded by the coding sequence ATCGACCCGGTGGAGCAGAGGCCCCGACCACCGCACCGGCCCGGACTGACCGTCGGCCGGGTGTGTGGGGTGCCGCTGCGCGTCGACGCCTCGATGCTGCTGCTCGCGCTGGTCGTCACCATCCTGTACGCCGCCCTCGCCCGTCGGCAGCTCGACCTCGGCCCGCTCGGCGGCTACCTGGTCGGCCTCGGCTTCGTGGTCTCCCTGCTCGGCTCGGTGCTGCTGCACGAGCTGGGCCACGCCCTGACCGCCCGCCGCTACGGCATCGGTGTGCGCGGCATCACCCTGGAACTGCTCGGCGGCTACACCGAGATGGACCGGGACGCTCCCAGCCCCCGCGTCGACCTGCTCGTCTCCCTCGCCGGGCCGGCCGTGTCCGCGCTGCTCGGCGGCGCCGCCGTCGCCGCCACCGTGGCCCTGCCGGACGGCACCCTCGCCCACCAGTTCGCCTTCCAGCTCGCGGTGAGCAACGTCGTGGTCGCCGTCTTCAACAGCCTGCCCGGGCTGCCGCTCGACGGCGGCCGGGCGCTGCGCGCCGCCGTCTGGGCGCTCACCCGGGACCGGCACCGCGGCACCGAGGTGGCCGGCTGGGTGGGCCGGGTGGTGGCCGTCGGCACCCTGGCCCCGGTCGTCCTGCTCACTCTGCGCCGGGCGGTCGACCCGGTGCTCCTGCCGCTGGTGCTGCTGGTCGCGGTCACCCTCTGGCGGGGCGCCGGCCAGTCCATCCGGATGGCCCGGATCAACCGCCGCCTGCCCCTGGTCGACCTGGCCCGGCTCGCCCGCCCGGTGTTCCCCGTACCCACCGGCACCCCGCTCGCGGAGGCGCAGCGCCGCCGCGCCGAGGCCGCCACCCCCGCCGCCGCGCTCGCCGTCGTCGACGCCGTCGGCCGGCCGGTCGCCCTGGTCGACCCGGCCCGGGCCGACGCCGTACCCCCGCAGCGGCGGCCGTGGCTCGCGGTGGACGCGGTCGCCCACGACCTGGACACCCTGCCCGCCCTACCCGTCGGCGCCGACGGCGAACGGGTGCTGGAGGCCCTACGCACCCACCCGGCCGCACAGTACGTCGTGACCGCAGGCGAAGATGTCGTCGGCGTTCTGCACATCGCGGATCTGGCTCAGCTTTTGGAACCCAAACGGAAGACGAACACGTGA
- a CDS encoding ABC transporter ATP-binding protein: protein MTATIGQQAQAAARANDVWKVYGSGEAQVTALRGVTAEFERGRFTAIMGPSGSGKSTLMHCLAGLDTVTRGTVTIGDTTVTGLGDAGLTKLRRDKVGFIFQQFNLLPTLTAQENILLPMSIAGRKPDPAWYDTVINTVGLRERLGHRPAQLSGGQQQRVACARALVARPDVIFADEPTGNLDSRSGAEVLSFLRNSVREHGQTIVMVTHDPTAAAYADRVVFLADGQIVSELIEPTADTVLDTMKKLDTSAEVAN, encoded by the coding sequence GTGACCGCGACGATAGGCCAGCAGGCGCAGGCCGCGGCCCGGGCGAACGACGTGTGGAAGGTGTACGGCAGCGGTGAGGCTCAGGTCACCGCGCTGCGGGGGGTGACCGCCGAGTTCGAACGGGGCCGGTTCACCGCGATCATGGGCCCGTCCGGCTCGGGCAAGTCGACGCTGATGCACTGCCTGGCCGGCCTGGACACGGTGACCCGGGGCACCGTCACGATCGGCGACACCACGGTGACCGGGCTCGGCGACGCCGGGCTGACGAAGCTGCGCCGGGACAAGGTGGGCTTCATCTTCCAGCAGTTCAACCTGCTGCCCACGCTCACCGCCCAGGAGAACATCCTGCTGCCGATGTCGATCGCCGGCCGCAAACCGGACCCGGCCTGGTACGACACGGTGATCAACACGGTGGGTCTGCGGGAGCGGCTGGGGCACCGGCCGGCGCAGCTCTCCGGCGGTCAGCAGCAGCGGGTGGCCTGCGCCCGCGCCCTGGTCGCCCGTCCCGACGTGATCTTCGCGGACGAGCCGACGGGCAACCTGGACTCCCGCTCCGGCGCGGAGGTGCTCAGCTTCCTGCGTAACTCGGTCCGCGAGCACGGCCAGACCATCGTGATGGTGACCCACGACCCGACCGCCGCCGCGTACGCCGATCGGGTGGTCTTCCTCGCCGACGGGCAGATCGTCTCCGAACTGATCGAGCCGACCGCCGACACGGTGCTGGACACCATGAAGAAGCTGGACACCTCGGCCGAGGTGGCGAACTGA
- a CDS encoding ferredoxin translates to MTEVATDQLQVWVDQDLCTGDGLCVQYAPEVFEFDVDGLAYVKGPDGELRLDPGARVDVPEHLRLEVIDSAKECPGECIHVVRGSDGVEVAGPDAED, encoded by the coding sequence ATGACGGAGGTCGCGACAGACCAGCTTCAGGTCTGGGTGGATCAGGATCTCTGCACGGGCGACGGGCTGTGTGTGCAGTACGCGCCCGAGGTCTTCGAGTTCGACGTCGACGGCCTGGCGTACGTCAAGGGCCCGGACGGCGAGCTGCGGCTCGACCCGGGCGCCCGGGTCGACGTGCCGGAGCACCTACGGCTCGAGGTGATCGACTCGGCGAAGGAGTGCCCGGGCGAGTGCATCCACGTGGTTCGCGGCAGCGACGGCGTCGAGGTCGCCGGGCCCGACGCCGAGGACTGA
- a CDS encoding tRNA (adenine-N1)-methyltransferase → MTAHSSAVPADPAAAALPPVHRGPFRPGDRVQLTDPKGRMHTVTLEPGKEFHTHRGILKHDTLIGLPDGSVVTTAGGGTAFLALRPLLSDYVLSMPRGAQVIYPKDSAQIVAMGDIFPGAKVLEAGAGSGALSCSLLRAVGVEGELHSYELREDFAAIAKRNVEAFFNAPHPAWRLHVGDVADCQETGFDRIILDMLTPWEMLDMVERALVPGGVLIGYVATTPQLSELVEALRERGGWTEPRAWESLVRDWHAEGLAVRPDHRMIAHTAFLVSARKLAPGVTAPPRRRKPSKGTEAYVQRRQALREAEAARQAAVEADPSGPAPD, encoded by the coding sequence GTGACCGCACATTCCTCCGCCGTCCCGGCCGACCCCGCCGCCGCGGCGCTGCCCCCAGTTCACCGTGGGCCGTTCCGCCCCGGCGACCGGGTGCAGCTGACCGACCCGAAGGGCCGGATGCACACCGTGACGCTGGAGCCCGGCAAGGAGTTCCACACCCACCGGGGGATCCTCAAGCACGACACCCTGATCGGCCTGCCCGACGGCAGTGTGGTCACCACCGCCGGCGGCGGCACCGCGTTCCTGGCCCTGCGGCCGCTGCTGTCGGACTACGTGCTCTCCATGCCGCGCGGCGCCCAGGTGATCTACCCGAAGGACTCGGCGCAGATCGTCGCCATGGGCGACATCTTCCCCGGTGCGAAGGTCCTGGAGGCCGGCGCCGGCTCCGGCGCGCTCTCCTGCTCGCTGCTGCGCGCCGTCGGCGTCGAGGGCGAGCTGCACTCGTACGAGCTGCGCGAGGACTTCGCCGCGATCGCCAAGCGCAACGTCGAGGCGTTCTTCAACGCGCCGCACCCCGCCTGGCGGCTGCACGTCGGCGATGTCGCCGACTGCCAGGAGACCGGATTCGACCGGATCATCCTGGACATGCTCACCCCCTGGGAGATGCTCGACATGGTCGAGCGGGCGCTCGTCCCCGGCGGCGTCCTGATCGGGTACGTGGCCACCACCCCGCAGCTGTCCGAGCTGGTGGAGGCACTGCGCGAGCGCGGCGGCTGGACCGAGCCGCGGGCCTGGGAGTCGCTGGTCCGGGACTGGCACGCCGAGGGGCTGGCGGTGCGGCCCGACCACCGCATGATCGCGCACACCGCGTTCCTGGTCTCCGCGCGCAAGCTCGCCCCGGGGGTCACCGCGCCGCCGCGCCGCCGCAAGCCCAGCAAGGGCACCGAGGCGTACGTCCAGCGCCGGCAGGCGCTGCGCGAGGCGGAGGCGGCCCGGCAGGCGGCGGTCGAAGCCGACCCGAGCGGGCCGGCGCCGGACTGA